A single region of the Psychrobacter alimentarius genome encodes:
- a CDS encoding aldehyde dehydrogenase (NADP(+)), whose amino-acid sequence MIIGHNFIAGQRSALGSKVLKSINASTGEALAYEFHQATEEEVNQACKAASEAFKSYRNTTPEQRALFLEAIADELDALGQDFIDDISKETALPLARLQGERGRTSGQMRLFAKVLRRGDYLGARIDTALPEREPMPRVDLRQVKIGVGPIAVFGASNFPLAFSTAGGDTASALAAGCPVIVKAHSGHMVTADQVAQAIDRAVASTNMPKGVFSMVYGNGVGEALVKHPLIQAVGFTGSLKGGQALSAMAADRPNPIPVFAEMSSINPMLMLPAALKNRGDSIAQDLADSVVMGCGQFCTNPGLIIGIKSPEYSQFIENLTDIMGAKPAQTMLNAGTLESYSSGLEDLMTHEGFQHLAGQPQKGDHAQPQLLKADVELLLAGNQLLQEEIFGPATIVIEVKDKAQLIQALSSMNGQLTAALIADEADFAEFADVVPVLEEKAGRLLLNGYPTGVEVCEAMVHGGPYPATSDARGTSVGTLAIDRYLRPVCYQNYPQSLLPEALKDENPFNILRLINGEMTRNKI is encoded by the coding sequence ATGATTATCGGACATAATTTTATTGCAGGTCAACGCAGTGCGCTCGGTAGCAAAGTCTTAAAAAGTATTAATGCCAGCACAGGAGAAGCGTTGGCTTATGAGTTTCATCAAGCGACTGAAGAAGAAGTCAATCAGGCCTGCAAAGCCGCCAGTGAAGCCTTTAAAAGCTATCGTAATACGACCCCTGAACAGCGTGCATTATTTTTAGAAGCGATTGCCGATGAACTCGATGCGCTAGGACAAGACTTTATTGACGATATTTCAAAAGAGACCGCGCTACCGCTTGCACGCTTACAAGGCGAGCGTGGTCGTACTAGTGGTCAAATGCGTTTGTTTGCTAAAGTGCTTCGCCGCGGTGACTATTTAGGTGCTCGTATCGATACGGCACTACCTGAACGTGAGCCTATGCCACGTGTAGATTTGCGTCAAGTGAAGATAGGCGTCGGTCCGATTGCCGTATTTGGGGCAAGTAACTTTCCCTTAGCATTTTCGACAGCGGGTGGTGATACGGCTTCTGCGTTAGCGGCAGGCTGTCCTGTGATTGTCAAAGCCCATAGCGGACATATGGTAACGGCGGATCAAGTAGCACAAGCGATCGATAGAGCGGTTGCGAGCACCAATATGCCAAAAGGCGTGTTTAGTATGGTTTATGGTAATGGTGTCGGTGAAGCGCTAGTAAAACATCCCTTGATTCAAGCGGTTGGTTTTACGGGTTCACTAAAAGGTGGTCAAGCCTTAAGTGCGATGGCAGCCGATCGCCCTAACCCTATTCCAGTATTTGCAGAAATGAGTAGTATCAATCCGATGCTCATGCTGCCAGCTGCCTTAAAAAATCGTGGTGATAGCATTGCTCAGGACTTAGCAGACTCTGTCGTGATGGGCTGTGGACAGTTTTGTACCAATCCTGGTCTGATTATTGGAATTAAATCCCCTGAATACAGTCAATTCATTGAAAACTTAACTGACATTATGGGGGCTAAACCTGCACAAACCATGTTGAATGCGGGTACGCTAGAAAGCTACTCATCAGGTTTGGAAGATTTGATGACACATGAAGGGTTCCAGCATTTAGCAGGACAGCCTCAAAAGGGAGATCACGCGCAGCCGCAGCTGCTTAAGGCAGACGTAGAATTACTACTGGCAGGCAATCAGTTGTTACAAGAAGAGATTTTTGGTCCTGCGACCATAGTCATTGAAGTCAAAGATAAGGCACAGCTGATTCAAGCACTCAGTAGCATGAATGGCCAGCTGACAGCCGCTTTAATTGCTGATGAAGCTGATTTTGCTGAATTCGCAGATGTGGTACCTGTATTAGAAGAGAAAGCTGGACGCCTACTATTAAATGGTTATCCAACAGGCGTAGAAGTTTGTGAGGCAATGGTTCATGGCGGACCTTATCCTGCCACGTCTGATGCACGTGGCACGTCAGTCGGAACGCTGGCCATCGACCGTTATCTACGCCCTGTGTGTTATCAAAACTATCCACAAAGCTTATTGCCAGAAGCGTTGAAGGATGAAAATCCATTTAATATTTTAAGACTGATCAATGGTGAGATGACTCGAAATAAAATTTAA
- a CDS encoding FadR/GntR family transcriptional regulator, whose amino-acid sequence MSSANYKNPIPSKSQHALIVQQLGLKIVSGEFPENEKLPAAAELCDEFQVSRPVAREAIRVLNSKGLTYSRPKIGTVVRPKEEWHLLDPDVLFWLIETTPETDFVKTLSTVRRVLEPELAYIAASTATDEDIEKIREAYDGMERAANIEEFVEPDINFHLAIAKATHNDLLAYMSKMLVLPLQQSIKVTSQLRLNSQTLSLPRHKAILTAIENKDPLSARLASLVQLDDANMVYALVKK is encoded by the coding sequence ATGAGTTCAGCCAACTATAAAAATCCAATTCCGAGTAAAAGTCAGCACGCACTAATTGTTCAACAATTAGGTTTAAAAATTGTTTCTGGTGAATTTCCTGAAAATGAAAAATTACCAGCTGCTGCTGAATTATGCGATGAGTTTCAGGTTAGCCGTCCAGTTGCTCGTGAAGCAATACGTGTATTGAATTCAAAAGGCTTAACTTATTCACGCCCAAAAATTGGCACAGTCGTTCGCCCAAAAGAGGAATGGCATTTATTAGATCCAGACGTGCTTTTTTGGCTGATAGAAACAACACCAGAAACTGATTTTGTTAAAACTCTATCGACTGTTCGACGTGTTTTAGAGCCTGAATTAGCTTATATTGCCGCTAGTACGGCAACGGATGAAGATATAGAAAAAATTAGAGAAGCCTACGATGGAATGGAAAGGGCAGCTAATATAGAAGAATTTGTAGAACCTGACATAAATTTTCATCTTGCCATTGCAAAAGCTACGCATAATGACTTACTTGCATATATGTCGAAAATGTTGGTATTACCTTTACAACAATCCATTAAGGTCACTAGCCAACTAAGGCTTAATTCACAAACGCTCTCATTACCGAGGCATAAAGCTATTTTAACTGCGATTGAGAATAAAGACCCTTTATCAGCAAGACTTGCTTCTTTAGTACAATTAGATGACGCTAATATGGTATATGCATTAGTTAAGAAATAA
- a CDS encoding IS3 family transposase (programmed frameshift) → MKRQTYTSEIKERAVRMLIEASSDYPSTWSAIQAIASKIGCTPETLRSWHKKHIDQTIPASMQAQSDKERIKELERENRELKQANEIIRKAAGFFRPGGARPYTLVMVQFIDDYRCSYGIELICRVLPIAPSTYHRAKDLECCPEKRSLRSQHDDYYLSEIRRIWQNSKCRYGARKVWQQMKADGLKVARCTVERLMSQHGLQGVWRGKGKITTNSRDDQKRADDLVNRNFNAHRPNQLWVADFTYIKTLSGWVYTAFIIDVFARAIVGWKVSKRMNTDMVMAALNQAIADRNNPKDVIHHSDRGVQYLSIRYTDKMTDSGVIASVGTTGDSYDNALAETVNGLYKSEVIDYLKQNWTGVNDVELATLEWVDWFNKKRLHSTIGYVSPFDFEKRYYDNLTLSGIAA, encoded by the exons ATGAAAAGACAAACCTACACTTCTGAGATTAAAGAACGCGCCGTTCGCATGCTGATTGAAGCGTCGAGCGACTATCCTTCTACATGGTCAGCCATTCAAGCCATAGCGTCAAAGATTGGCTGTACGCCTGAGACACTGCGATCCTGGCATAAAAAGCACATAGACCAAACTATTCCCGCCTCAATGCAGGCTCAAAGTGACAAAGAGCGTATCAAAGAACTTGAACGAGAGAATAGAGAACTCAAGCAAGCCAATGAGATTATACGTAAGGCTGCTG GCTTTTTTCGCCCAGGCGGAGCTCGACCGTACACCTTGGTAATGGTTCAGTTTATTGATGACTATAGATGTAGTTATGGGATCGAGCTGATTTGTAGAGTACTACCGATTGCCCCGTCAACCTATCACCGTGCTAAAGACCTAGAGTGCTGCCCTGAAAAGCGTTCACTGCGCAGTCAGCATGACGACTACTATCTCAGCGAGATTAGACGTATTTGGCAGAATAGCAAGTGCCGCTACGGCGCTCGCAAAGTCTGGCAGCAGATGAAAGCTGACGGGTTAAAGGTTGCTCGGTGTACCGTAGAGCGTTTAATGAGCCAGCATGGCCTACAAGGTGTCTGGCGCGGTAAGGGTAAGATAACCACCAACAGCCGTGACGACCAAAAGCGTGCTGATGACTTGGTCAATCGTAACTTTAATGCCCATCGTCCTAATCAGCTGTGGGTTGCAGATTTTACTTATATCAAGACATTGAGCGGCTGGGTCTATACCGCTTTTATCATCGATGTATTTGCTCGCGCTATTGTCGGCTGGAAAGTATCAAAGCGTATGAACACTGATATGGTAATGGCAGCATTAAATCAAGCAATAGCAGACAGAAACAATCCCAAAGACGTGATTCATCATAGTGATCGAGGGGTTCAGTACTTATCTATTCGCTATACCGATAAGATGACGGACTCTGGCGTGATTGCTTCTGTTGGTACAACAGGCGATTCATACGATAATGCACTGGCTGAAACGGTCAATGGACTCTATAAATCTGAGGTAATTGACTATTTAAAGCAGAACTGGACTGGTGTGAACGATGTTGAACTAGCAACCCTTGAGTGGGTAGATTGGTTCAACAAAAAACGACTGCATAGTACGATTGGTTATGTGTCACCTTTTGATTTTGAAAAGCGGTATTATGATAATTTAACCCTGTCAGGCATCGCTGCCTGA
- a CDS encoding IS3 family transposase, translated as MGQPERLSLIKTLVEQDKSLSKRKLCDLFGVVRSSYYYGIQTKPIDIERVKLKALIRLIFNDAKQSAGTRTIVPILWNEHRIRLTRYLAGNLMKSMGLKSCQEKTHKYKHADQMHKTHDNLLDRNFRPTAPNQVWTGDVTYVRIKSGWCYLAVVLDLFARWVMGFSVSDSPDSALTTKALQMAYQTRLKPSGVLFHSDQGTHYTSKAYAESVSSCEGMKQSMSRKGNCWDNAPTERFFRSFKTEWMPKDGYEDIFEAKSAITDYIWGYYQSVRPHSFNDYLPPAEKERRYFNQNLLSGV; from the coding sequence ATCGGACAGCCTGAACGTCTATCGCTAATAAAGACGCTAGTAGAGCAAGATAAAAGCTTGAGCAAGCGCAAGCTATGCGACTTATTCGGTGTGGTTAGAAGCAGCTACTACTATGGCATACAGACTAAGCCGATAGATATAGAACGCGTGAAATTAAAAGCCTTAATACGCCTGATATTCAATGACGCCAAGCAATCAGCTGGGACTCGTACTATTGTTCCCATCTTATGGAACGAGCACAGAATTAGGTTGACGCGCTACTTAGCAGGTAACCTTATGAAAAGCATGGGACTTAAAAGCTGTCAGGAAAAGACGCACAAGTACAAGCATGCTGATCAGATGCATAAAACACATGACAACCTCTTAGACCGAAACTTTAGACCAACGGCACCTAATCAAGTCTGGACGGGTGATGTGACCTATGTCCGCATCAAAAGCGGCTGGTGTTACCTAGCGGTAGTATTAGATTTGTTTGCACGGTGGGTGATGGGCTTTAGTGTCTCAGACTCACCTGACAGTGCGCTGACTACTAAAGCACTACAGATGGCGTATCAGACGAGACTTAAACCCAGTGGCGTCTTGTTTCACTCAGATCAAGGAACGCATTACACTAGCAAGGCATACGCTGAATCTGTGTCTAGTTGTGAGGGCATGAAGCAAAGTATGAGCCGAAAAGGTAATTGCTGGGACAACGCACCCACTGAGCGCTTCTTTAGAAGCTTTAAGACAGAATGGATGCCTAAGGATGGCTATGAGGATATCTTTGAGGCTAAGAGTGCTATCACTGACTATATCTGGGGCTACTATCAATCCGTAAGACCACATAGTTTTAATGATTATTTGCCACCAGCTGAAAAAGAAAGACGTTACTTTAATCAAAACCTCTTATCAGGTGTCTAA
- a CDS encoding transposase, giving the protein MTNKRNQYTREFKLEAISLVVEHKRKIPDVASSLGVGKSTLQKWLTQYRQEINGEAPKVGNALTDEQRELQELRKQVKRLTMARDILKKASALLALDSLNGYR; this is encoded by the coding sequence ATGACCAACAAACGCAATCAATATACCCGAGAATTCAAATTAGAAGCCATCAGCTTAGTCGTTGAACACAAACGTAAAATACCCGATGTGGCAAGCTCACTGGGCGTTGGCAAATCTACCTTGCAGAAATGGCTGACTCAGTACCGTCAAGAAATAAATGGCGAAGCACCTAAAGTCGGCAACGCCTTAACAGATGAGCAGCGAGAGCTCCAAGAACTGCGTAAACAGGTTAAACGGCTGACTATGGCGCGCGACATACTAAAAAAGGCTTCTGCTCTGCTGGCCTTGGACAGCCTGAACGGCTATCGTTAA
- a CDS encoding IS3 family transposase produces MCKLFGVMKSSYYYGLKPKPISFEAVKTKALIRQIFNDSKHSAGARSITAILMNEHGIKLSRYMTGKLMSQMGLQSRQIKMHKYKHADNTHKIHGNLLNRNFSPTAPNQVWTGGVTYIRIKGGWCYLAVVLDLYTRRIVGFAVSDSPDSVLTAKALQMAYQTRLKPSGVLFHSDQGTHYTSKTFAESVVSCNGMTQSMSRRGNCWDNAPTERFFRSFKIEWMPKGGYEDITEAKIAISNYIWGYYQNVRPHTFNNYLTPAEKEKRYFNKNLLSAVLN; encoded by the coding sequence CTGTGCAAGCTGTTTGGCGTGATGAAGAGTAGTTACTACTATGGACTAAAGCCCAAGCCAATTAGCTTTGAAGCCGTCAAAACCAAAGCCTTAATACGCCAAATATTCAACGATTCAAAGCACTCAGCAGGCGCTCGTAGCATTACTGCCATATTAATGAATGAACACGGCATCAAGCTATCACGTTATATGACAGGTAAGCTCATGTCGCAGATGGGACTTCAAAGTCGTCAAATAAAAATGCATAAGTATAAGCACGCTGATAACACGCATAAAATCCATGGAAACCTATTGAACCGTAACTTTAGCCCAACAGCGCCCAATCAAGTCTGGACAGGTGGTGTGACCTATATTCGCATCAAAGGCGGCTGGTGTTATTTAGCTGTTGTTTTAGACTTGTATACCCGTCGTATTGTTGGCTTTGCTGTATCAGATTCCCCTGATAGCGTACTGACCGCTAAGGCGTTGCAGATGGCGTATCAGACGCGCTTAAAGCCAAGTGGCGTGTTGTTTCACTCTGATCAAGGCACCCATTACACCAGTAAGACATTCGCTGAATCCGTGGTCAGTTGTAATGGCATGACGCAAAGTATGAGCCGTCGCGGAAACTGTTGGGATAATGCCCCAACAGAACGATTCTTTAGAAGCTTTAAAATAGAATGGATGCCAAAGGGCGGTTATGAGGATATTACTGAAGCTAAGATCGCCATCAGTAATTATATTTGGGGCTATTATCAAAACGTGAGACCGCATACTTTCAACAATTATTTAACACCAGCTGAAAAAGAGAAACGCTACTTTAATAAAAACCTCTTATCAGCTGTCCTAAATTAG
- a CDS encoding aldehyde dehydrogenase (NADP(+)) — MNNGKQFINGERIATNSPDLQSINATTYEPTGYLFSQATLQEVDNACTAAATAFEAYHKTSHEQRAQFLEEIATQVEALGATLQEVSSIETGLPIARLKGETGRITGQLRLFAELLRRGDVYGARIDVALPDRKPMPRVDLRQQKIGVGPVVVFGASNFPLAFSTAGGDTTAALAAGCPVVFKAHSGHMATAELIGEAIQKAVDVCGMPKGTFNMLFGGKVGADIVKHPAIQAAGFTGSLEGGMALFSLAQNRPQPIPFFAEMSSVNPVIVLPNALKARGKKIAQELVGSFNMGSGQFCTKPGLILGVKSPEFDQLISDLTEYTTEEAPQVMLNQGTLKSYNEGVENLTKEKGFKLLSSGKAAELISQGQAKLFKADESLLLSGNARLQHEVFGALSIVIETSSEENLVKGIAALGGQLTATIIADEEDLVEAGELLDLLSKKAGRVLFNGYPTGVEVSDAMVHGGPFPATSDARGTSVGTGSIERFLRPVCYQNTPHSLLPDALKNENPLNINRLVNGSISKDAL, encoded by the coding sequence ATGAACAATGGAAAACAATTTATTAATGGCGAACGCATAGCAACTAACTCACCTGATTTACAAAGCATTAATGCAACCACTTATGAGCCGACGGGTTATTTGTTCAGTCAGGCCACCTTACAAGAAGTTGATAACGCTTGCACAGCTGCCGCTACTGCTTTTGAAGCTTACCACAAAACAAGTCATGAACAACGTGCACAATTCTTAGAAGAAATAGCGACCCAAGTCGAAGCACTAGGTGCAACCCTGCAAGAGGTTAGCTCAATTGAAACGGGTCTACCTATTGCACGCTTGAAAGGTGAGACAGGGCGAATTACCGGACAGTTACGATTATTCGCAGAACTCCTACGCCGTGGAGACGTGTATGGTGCACGCATTGACGTCGCACTACCTGACCGTAAGCCAATGCCGCGTGTCGATTTGCGCCAACAAAAAATAGGTGTTGGTCCTGTTGTAGTGTTCGGTGCAAGTAACTTTCCTTTAGCGTTCTCTACGGCTGGCGGCGACACTACTGCCGCATTGGCAGCAGGTTGCCCTGTTGTTTTTAAAGCTCACTCAGGACATATGGCGACGGCAGAACTGATTGGAGAGGCTATTCAAAAGGCTGTTGATGTCTGCGGTATGCCAAAAGGCACATTTAACATGCTCTTTGGTGGCAAAGTTGGTGCAGACATTGTTAAACATCCAGCAATTCAAGCTGCAGGATTTACTGGGTCACTTGAAGGCGGAATGGCATTATTTTCTCTTGCTCAAAACCGTCCTCAGCCCATACCTTTCTTTGCTGAAATGTCGAGTGTGAACCCTGTCATTGTTTTACCAAATGCTCTAAAAGCGCGTGGTAAAAAAATCGCACAGGAGTTAGTCGGGTCTTTTAATATGGGTTCTGGACAGTTCTGCACTAAACCAGGATTGATATTGGGTGTTAAAAGCCCAGAATTTGATCAATTGATTAGCGACTTAACTGAATACACTACTGAAGAAGCTCCCCAAGTCATGCTCAATCAGGGCACACTCAAAAGCTATAATGAAGGTGTAGAAAATCTTACTAAAGAAAAAGGCTTTAAACTACTGTCTTCAGGTAAAGCGGCTGAGCTAATATCCCAAGGACAAGCTAAATTATTCAAAGCAGATGAATCTCTATTGTTATCAGGGAATGCCCGTTTACAGCATGAAGTATTTGGAGCGTTATCCATTGTAATTGAAACAAGTAGCGAAGAAAATCTTGTTAAAGGAATTGCGGCTTTGGGTGGACAACTTACCGCGACCATCATCGCTGATGAGGAAGATTTGGTTGAAGCGGGCGAACTGCTAGATTTACTCAGTAAAAAAGCAGGGCGAGTATTGTTTAATGGTTACCCTACAGGAGTAGAGGTGTCGGATGCGATGGTACATGGTGGACCTTTTCCTGCAACCAGTGATGCCCGTGGTACTTCTGTGGGTACAGGATCGATCGAACGCTTCCTACGTCCCGTATGCTATCAAAATACGCCACATAGTCTCTTGCCCGATGCGTTAAAGAATGAAAACCCATTAAATATTAATCGCCTTGTAAATGGTAGTATAAGTAAAGATGCATTATAG
- a CDS encoding IlvD/Edd family dehydratase produces the protein MTNKKDNVFLRSKQWFNEPSHPDMTALYVERYMNYGLTREELQSDRPIIGIAQTGSDLTPCNRHHKVLAERIKDGIRDAGGIPMEFPVHPIAEQTRRPTAALDRNLAYLGLVEILHGYPLDGVVLTTGCDKTTPACLMAAGTTDLPSIVFSGGPMLNGYYKGDLIGSGTVLWHARNLLAAGEIDYEDFMEMTTSASPSIGHCNTMGTALSMNAIAETLGMSLPSCASIPAPYQERAQMAYKTGKRIVDMVKEDLRPSKIMTKQAFENAIVVSSALGASSNCPPHLIAIARHIGIDLKLEDWQSIGEHIPLLVNCMPAGKYLGEDFHRAGGVPAVMNELSKAGKIHTDCLTVTGETMGKNLVKFPNTNPDVIYSYDNPLKSRAGFIVLSGNFFDNAIIKMSVVGEKFQKTYLSKPGEENSFEARAIVFEGPEDYHSRINDPSLDIDENCILVIRGNGTVGYPGSAEVVNMAPPAKLIKQGIDELPCLGDGRQSGTSASPSILNMSPESAVGGGISLLQTNDKLRIDLNLRKVDVLISEQELQDRQKQSKPNFPKSQTPWQEIYRSMVGQLSTGGCLEPATLYFNVTHNSNLPRNSH, from the coding sequence ATGACAAATAAAAAAGACAATGTTTTTTTGCGAAGTAAACAATGGTTCAACGAGCCTTCTCATCCAGATATGACCGCCTTATATGTGGAAAGATACATGAACTATGGGTTAACTAGAGAAGAGCTTCAGTCAGACCGCCCTATTATCGGGATTGCTCAAACAGGCAGCGACCTAACCCCTTGCAATCGCCATCATAAAGTTTTAGCAGAACGTATCAAAGATGGAATTCGTGATGCAGGTGGTATACCTATGGAGTTTCCTGTCCATCCCATAGCTGAACAAACCAGGCGACCCACAGCTGCATTGGACAGAAACCTTGCTTATTTAGGTCTAGTAGAGATTTTGCATGGCTATCCTTTAGATGGTGTAGTCTTAACCACAGGTTGTGATAAAACAACACCTGCTTGTTTAATGGCAGCAGGTACAACAGATTTGCCCTCGATTGTATTCTCGGGAGGGCCTATGCTTAATGGCTATTACAAAGGAGATTTAATCGGTTCAGGTACAGTACTGTGGCATGCTCGTAACCTATTAGCAGCCGGCGAAATTGATTATGAAGACTTTATGGAAATGACTACTTCGGCTTCTCCTTCAATTGGGCACTGTAACACTATGGGTACCGCTTTATCCATGAATGCCATAGCAGAAACATTGGGAATGTCCTTACCAAGCTGTGCCAGTATTCCTGCACCGTACCAAGAGCGGGCACAGATGGCTTATAAGACAGGTAAGCGCATCGTTGATATGGTCAAAGAGGATCTAAGACCTTCCAAGATTATGACCAAACAAGCATTTGAAAATGCTATTGTTGTGTCCTCAGCGCTTGGCGCATCTAGTAATTGTCCTCCACATTTAATTGCAATTGCACGGCATATTGGCATCGATTTAAAGTTAGAGGATTGGCAAAGTATAGGTGAGCATATTCCATTACTCGTTAACTGTATGCCTGCAGGAAAATATTTAGGCGAAGATTTCCACAGAGCAGGTGGTGTCCCTGCTGTTATGAATGAGTTATCCAAAGCAGGGAAAATCCATACAGACTGTCTTACCGTTACAGGCGAAACTATGGGGAAAAATCTCGTTAAATTTCCTAATACTAATCCCGATGTTATTTATTCTTATGATAATCCCCTTAAGTCAAGAGCAGGATTTATTGTTTTGAGTGGCAACTTTTTTGATAATGCCATTATTAAAATGTCAGTTGTAGGTGAGAAATTCCAAAAAACTTATCTATCTAAGCCTGGTGAAGAAAATTCATTTGAGGCACGGGCTATCGTTTTTGAGGGACCTGAAGATTATCATTCAAGGATCAATGATCCAAGCCTAGATATTGATGAAAACTGCATTCTAGTCATTCGAGGCAACGGTACAGTAGGTTATCCAGGCAGTGCTGAGGTCGTGAATATGGCGCCGCCTGCCAAATTAATCAAGCAAGGCATTGATGAACTCCCTTGCTTGGGTGATGGCAGACAAAGTGGTACTTCTGCTAGCCCTTCTATTTTAAATATGTCTCCTGAATCTGCGGTAGGTGGTGGTATTTCTCTACTACAAACTAACGATAAACTGCGAATAGACCTAAATCTGCGGAAAGTAGATGTGCTGATTTCTGAACAAGAATTGCAAGATAGACAAAAACAATCTAAGCCTAATTTTCCTAAATCCCAGACTCCATGGCAGGAAATCTATAGAAGCATGGTGGGTCAGCTTTCTACAGGTGGGTGTCTTGAGCCTGCAACATTATATTTTAATGTTACTCATAACAGTAATCTACCCCGTAACTCCCATTAG
- a CDS encoding fumarylacetoacetate hydrolase family protein → MNMQLNTMNTLPTDGQQGCLIGRVWRADKNKPVPVLLKNNEVMDISSHFSTIAQLLENTSPARILTNLTGEVLGTIDELLDNTHCNAIENDKFYFLSPIDLQVIKAAGVTFASSMLERVIEEKAGGDAAKAKDIRNMVTEVIGNNLKDIVPGSEQAQKLKEHLINHNMWSQYLEVGIGVDAEIFTKAATLSSVGVGQYIGINTKSEWNNPEPEIVLVVNSVGKIQGATLGNDVNLRDFEGRSALLLSKAKDNNASCALGPFIRLFDDSFSLDDVRESNVELEIEGSEGYILTGESSMTEISRDPEDLVQQTLNENHQYPDGFVLFLGTLFAPTQDRDKVGAGFTHKINDIVKIHTPKLGTLRNIVTTSDKAPKWNFGLLSLIDSLKN, encoded by the coding sequence ATGAATATGCAACTAAATACAATGAACACCTTGCCTACAGATGGACAACAAGGGTGTCTTATTGGACGGGTTTGGCGAGCTGACAAAAATAAACCTGTGCCTGTTTTGCTAAAAAATAATGAAGTTATGGACATATCGTCGCATTTTTCCACAATAGCCCAACTGTTGGAGAATACTTCACCTGCCAGAATTCTTACTAACCTAACGGGTGAAGTGTTAGGAACAATAGATGAGTTATTAGACAATACCCACTGTAATGCGATAGAAAACGATAAATTTTATTTCTTATCACCCATAGACTTACAAGTCATAAAAGCAGCAGGTGTAACTTTTGCTAGTAGTATGCTTGAACGCGTTATAGAAGAAAAAGCAGGAGGCGATGCTGCTAAAGCTAAAGATATTCGCAATATGGTAACCGAAGTCATAGGAAATAATTTAAAAGATATTGTTCCCGGCTCAGAACAAGCTCAAAAGTTAAAAGAACACCTTATTAATCATAACATGTGGTCACAGTATTTAGAGGTCGGTATTGGAGTGGATGCTGAGATCTTTACCAAAGCTGCCACCCTGTCATCGGTAGGGGTTGGGCAATATATTGGTATTAACACTAAATCTGAATGGAATAATCCGGAACCAGAAATTGTATTAGTAGTGAATAGTGTAGGGAAAATCCAAGGGGCGACCTTAGGTAATGATGTAAATTTACGAGATTTTGAAGGCAGAAGTGCTTTGCTGTTAAGTAAGGCCAAAGATAATAATGCTTCGTGTGCCTTAGGTCCGTTTATTCGCCTATTTGATGACAGTTTTTCACTAGATGACGTTAGAGAATCTAACGTTGAGCTAGAAATAGAAGGTAGTGAAGGTTACATACTGACAGGCGAAAGTTCGATGACTGAGATTAGTCGTGACCCTGAAGATTTAGTGCAGCAAACATTAAATGAAAATCATCAGTATCCAGATGGTTTTGTATTATTTCTAGGAACACTTTTTGCTCCTACACAAGATAGAGATAAAGTAGGTGCAGGATTCACGCACAAAATAAACGATATAGTAAAAATTCACACCCCAAAACTTGGCACACTACGAAACATTGTAACAACCAGCGATAAAGCTCCTAAGTGGAATTTTGGTTTGCTTTCATTAATAGATAGCCTGAAAAACTAA